A region of the Candidatus Cloacimonadota bacterium genome:
CTTATTTGTTAACAAATTGACAATAATCACGTTTTTATTCTGTTGGAAAACAATGAAAAAAGGTAATGAAAAAAGCAAATTGCGATATATGGTCGTGGGAACCAGCTGTTCCGGCAAAACGACTTTTGCAGATAAACTATCCAAAATATTATCCATTCCACACATTGAGATGGATCGGTTGCATTGGGGACCAAACTGGTCACCTAAAGCAGATTTTGCTGAGAAACTGGCACAAGAAGTAGATCAACCAAATTGGATCATTGATGGAAATTATCGCATTGTACGCCAACTTACTTTTGAAAAAGCAAGTGTAGTTTTCTGGTTGAATTATCCATTCTGGCTGGTTTTTGGAAGGGCTCTAAAACGAACTTTGCCTCGTGTTTTTCTGGGAAAAACTATCTATGCTGGAAACAGAGAAACTTTTTTTACTACATTTTTTTCATCAGATTCCATTTTGTGGTGGGTAATTAAAACTCATAGACAAAGACAGATCGAATATTCTGCCCTTTTCGCATCCAATAAATATCCAAATCTGAAAGTTATCGAACTCCGTCATCCCATAGAAGCTGAAGAAATGCTAAAAAAGATAAGGAAAAACCATGAAATTTAAACAGCTTAACACCAACGTAAAACTCTCTTTTATTTTCGAAGCTCTGCAATCCTTTGGTCGCGGCATCTGGATGGGAAATATCTTTAGCTTGTATGTGGTTATTTTCGTGGAAAATTCTCAAGGTGTGTTCGGTTATACTCCCAACGAACTACTGGGAATCACGGCTGGAGCATCAGGAATTGCCATGACTGCTATCGTCTTTCCTTCCGGATTTTTGGCCGATAAATTTCCTCGACAATTAATGCTGAAAACTGCTGCTTTGGTAGGCATTATCGCAATGCTGACTTTAGCTTTGGCAGAAAGTATTTTCATGATCCTGGTTGCGATGCTTTTATGGGGAGCTTTTCAAGGAATAACCCGACCTGCTTTTGAAGCTATTCTGGCAGATTCACTGAAGAGTGGAAGTCGCTCGGGAATTTATGCAAAAATTCATTTAACTCGTCAGTTTTTTATGGCTTCCGGTCCCTTTTTAAATGTGATTTTATTCTTCATTTTAGGAGATAAATGGGATATTTCCATTTTGAAATCCGTAATGCTGGTGGGAATTATTATTTCGATGGCATCAACTTTTGTGCTTTTCCTGTTTAAAGATTCACATTCGATGGGCGAGGAGAGTGAATCGTTATTCAACAATAATCTCGAAAATAGCAATTCGAAACAGAATTCAAAACTCACCAAAAAAATTCCAATTTTGCTGGTAACTTCGAACGTAATAATTGGTATGGGTGCTGGAATGACGATCAAGTTCTTCCCGGTTTTCTTTCGTTCTATTTATGGAATGAAGCCAATTTCAGTACAATTGATAATGGGTTTCACCTTTATTTTTACAGGAATTTTCGGAATGCTGGCACAAAAGTTTTCACTTAAAAAAGGCAGAGGAGAAATGATCTTTGTTGTTCAATTTCTGGCAACTTTGTGTTTGATCGGCATTGGTTTTTATCCGGCAGTTGTTTT
Encoded here:
- a CDS encoding adenylate kinase, giving the protein MKKGNEKSKLRYMVVGTSCSGKTTFADKLSKILSIPHIEMDRLHWGPNWSPKADFAEKLAQEVDQPNWIIDGNYRIVRQLTFEKASVVFWLNYPFWLVFGRALKRTLPRVFLGKTIYAGNRETFFTTFFSSDSILWWVIKTHRQRQIEYSALFASNKYPNLKVIELRHPIEAEEMLKKIRKNHEI
- a CDS encoding MFS transporter, with translation MKFKQLNTNVKLSFIFEALQSFGRGIWMGNIFSLYVVIFVENSQGVFGYTPNELLGITAGASGIAMTAIVFPSGFLADKFPRQLMLKTAALVGIIAMLTLALAESIFMILVAMLLWGAFQGITRPAFEAILADSLKSGSRSGIYAKIHLTRQFFMASGPFLNVILFFILGDKWDISILKSVMLVGIIISMASTFVLFLFKDSHSMGEESESLFNNNLENSNSKQNSKLTKKIPILLVTSNVIIGMGAGMTIKFFPVFFRSIYGMKPISVQLIMGFTFIFTGIFGMLAQKFSLKKGRGEMIFVVQFLATLCLIGIGFYPAVVLLIPLFILRGSLMNAAQPLSRSILMDVVPKRHRGKWNSVETIAWGLFWNASAVIGGFLIGDNNFQRCFFITAGIYLIGTIPILMLIPLVHKEISQEK